One window of the Gammaproteobacteria bacterium genome contains the following:
- a CDS encoding thiamine pyrophosphate-binding protein — translation MTTGAQFIVESLIEYHCSRLYVYPGGTIAPILDEAQSAGLAIFCARHEQGAGYAALAAARLSQQPQVVMVTSGPGVTNVLTCVADAYYDSTPLVLISGQVGSGDLSAGRPIRQRGFQEVDTPALLKTITKAQFQPTTPAQLAQVMADAFVLATEGRPGPVVIDLPMDVQRSELSSPMSVIPLQTLQPCFDGDLSLLCEGLANAQRPLIIAGQGVLQSGATALLRRLVKLRIPVSHSLLGVGAICSSDELNLGFHGHTGHQSAGVAIQQADLLLVIGSRLDVRQTGNQFDRFAEKAHIVRIDLDRDEVSESRIRHDQLIQGDVKQVLNALLPMLEQMTLPDWQPWLKQIKKWKQQHAFQSMQSRGLLPQQVIEAADQITAGRALICTTGVGSHQHWVARHFTFDVPQRRLLTSGGHGAMGYDLPSAVGAQLANPDALVLCIVGDGSFQMNLQELAAIQAYRLPVKIIVLDNHRLGLVSQFQQFNWQSDPTTGEKWNPDFAQIAKGFGIESYTLTEVAQLQSILPQALNSPQAVLVHCQVAIEEDITPMLLAGQTLDKMWSAHG, via the coding sequence GTGACCACAGGTGCACAGTTTATTGTTGAGAGCTTGATTGAATATCACTGCTCTCGTTTGTACGTCTACCCCGGTGGCACTATTGCGCCGATATTAGATGAAGCGCAAAGCGCGGGTTTAGCAATATTTTGCGCCCGTCATGAGCAGGGGGCAGGCTATGCGGCCCTAGCGGCGGCACGTCTATCGCAACAGCCACAAGTGGTGATGGTGACCTCCGGCCCTGGGGTGACCAATGTGCTGACCTGTGTGGCGGATGCTTATTATGATTCAACGCCACTGGTATTGATTAGCGGCCAAGTCGGTAGTGGTGACTTATCTGCCGGTCGTCCGATTCGCCAGCGGGGTTTTCAGGAGGTGGACACCCCTGCACTGCTAAAAACCATCACCAAAGCACAATTTCAACCCACTACACCGGCGCAGTTGGCGCAGGTGATGGCGGACGCTTTTGTGCTAGCCACTGAGGGGCGGCCAGGTCCGGTGGTGATTGATCTGCCGATGGATGTTCAACGCAGTGAGCTCTCCTCGCCAATGAGTGTTATCCCGCTGCAAACCCTACAACCCTGTTTTGATGGGGACCTCTCCCTGCTCTGTGAAGGGCTTGCAAATGCTCAACGTCCGCTGATTATTGCCGGGCAGGGCGTGTTGCAGTCGGGCGCAACGGCACTGCTTCGCCGACTGGTGAAGCTGAGGATTCCGGTCTCACACTCGCTATTGGGAGTGGGGGCGATCTGTAGTAGTGATGAGTTGAATTTGGGTTTTCATGGCCATACGGGGCATCAATCAGCCGGTGTGGCGATTCAGCAGGCGGATCTTCTGCTGGTGATCGGTTCACGGTTGGATGTGCGACAGACCGGCAACCAGTTCGACCGCTTTGCTGAAAAGGCACACATTGTACGTATTGATCTGGACAGAGATGAGGTGAGTGAAAGCCGTATTCGTCATGATCAATTGATTCAGGGTGATGTCAAACAGGTGCTTAATGCTTTGTTGCCGATGCTCGAGCAGATGACGCTTCCGGATTGGCAGCCGTGGCTGAAACAGATCAAAAAATGGAAACAGCAGCATGCATTTCAGTCGATGCAAAGCCGGGGTTTACTGCCGCAGCAGGTGATTGAGGCGGCGGATCAAATAACCGCAGGCAGAGCGTTGATTTGTACCACAGGGGTGGGCTCTCACCAACACTGGGTGGCGCGTCACTTTACATTTGATGTGCCGCAACGGCGGCTATTAACTTCTGGCGGTCATGGTGCCATGGGGTATGACCTGCCCTCGGCGGTGGGTGCCCAGCTGGCCAACCCCGATGCGCTGGTATTGTGTATTGTGGGCGATGGCTCGTTTCAGATGAACCTTCAAGAGCTGGCGGCTATTCAAGCGTACCGCTTGCCAGTGAAAATTATTGTTTTGGATAACCACCGCCTGGGACTGGTATCGCAATTTCAGCAATTCAACTGGCAGAGTGACCCCACCACGGGTGAAAAATGGAACCCTGATTTTGCGCAGATTGCCAAAGGATTTGGCATCGAGAGCTACACCCTTACCGAGGTGGCACAATTGCAGAGCATACTGCCGCAAGCATTAAACAGCCCGCAGGCGGTGCTGGTGCATTGCCAGGTAGCGATTGAAGAGGATATTACCCCGATGCTGCTGGCAGGCCAGACACTGGATAAAATGTGGTCGGCCCATGGGTAA
- a CDS encoding class I SAM-dependent methyltransferase, producing the protein MAKLPWQPMKRLPRQEAALSLQQYRACPSCGTGSDLAENSAALFSLDDFQFFTDQQGLNRADHRIVACTCCGLLYTNPCYTPSGFQQLFAKAGLSYGHTAARIVEQVEWIARHFPQAHSLLDVGCGGGDLLKALPQTMQRFGLDVDALALEAAEKSAPDITFAVCDFDGLADLPQTDVVTLFHVLEHLANPAGFLKQLRQLAKTGALLVVEVPVVERAVMEQDRDIVGFFTIQHLTHFSKVSLENMLSASGWQLTHVEAMSGYNGWRVVAEPKPLSTLEVVKDETSLSAANAYLSVWRDNIASVEQRIAALAATPRMMIWGVGQHTEYMALLSGLFKAGAEFVIVDSDPLKQGQTYHGIPVLAPAQVPEAEWLEGEFPIVVSTYGGQESVVKLLASRGVDPLRVVTLYDRTQRY; encoded by the coding sequence GTGGCGAAGTTACCCTGGCAGCCAATGAAACGTCTACCACGCCAAGAGGCTGCTCTGTCGTTGCAGCAGTATCGTGCTTGTCCATCTTGTGGGACGGGTTCCGATCTTGCTGAGAATAGTGCTGCTCTCTTTTCACTGGACGACTTTCAGTTTTTTACCGATCAACAGGGGCTTAACCGGGCAGATCACCGTATTGTGGCGTGTACTTGCTGTGGTTTGTTGTATACCAACCCCTGTTATACCCCCAGCGGATTCCAACAGTTATTTGCTAAAGCGGGTTTGAGTTATGGGCATACGGCGGCGCGTATTGTGGAGCAGGTTGAGTGGATCGCCCGGCACTTCCCCCAGGCGCATTCATTGCTGGATGTCGGTTGTGGTGGTGGCGATCTGTTAAAAGCGCTGCCACAAACAATGCAGCGTTTTGGATTGGATGTGGATGCGCTTGCACTCGAAGCGGCGGAAAAAAGTGCGCCAGATATTACTTTTGCAGTGTGTGACTTTGATGGCTTGGCTGATCTGCCACAGACAGATGTGGTCACCCTGTTTCATGTGTTGGAGCATCTGGCCAACCCTGCCGGTTTTTTGAAGCAGTTGCGCCAGCTGGCTAAAACAGGGGCGTTATTGGTGGTGGAGGTTCCCGTTGTGGAGCGGGCGGTGATGGAGCAGGATCGGGATATTGTCGGTTTTTTTACCATTCAGCATCTGACCCATTTCAGTAAAGTATCGCTTGAGAATATGTTGTCAGCCAGTGGCTGGCAGCTGACACATGTCGAGGCGATGAGCGGCTACAATGGTTGGCGGGTGGTGGCTGAGCCAAAACCATTGAGTACCCTCGAGGTGGTAAAAGATGAAACCTCGCTGTCTGCAGCGAATGCCTATCTATCGGTATGGCGTGATAATATAGCCTCGGTAGAGCAGCGGATTGCGGCACTCGCTGCAACGCCGCGAATGATGATCTGGGGGGTAGGGCAGCACACCGAATATATGGCGTTATTAAGCGGGCTGTTTAAAGCGGGTGCTGAGTTTGTGATAGTGGATAGTGACCCGCTAAAACAGGGGCAAACATACCACGGTATTCCAGTGTTGGCGCCTGCCCAAGTGCCCGAAGCAGAGTGGCTTGAGGGTGAGTTTCCCATTGTGGTTTCAACTTATGGCGGTCAGGAGAGTGTAGTGAAATTATTGGCCTCACGAGGGGTTGATCCACTCCGGGTGGTAACGCTCTATGATCGAACACAGCGCTATTAG
- a CDS encoding ATP-grasp domain-containing protein — protein MGKTLLVISGGVEAVPGIQHAISMGHHVVVSDYNPQAPGFAYAHDHLLASTYDVAETIAAATEYHQNRRAIEGVICMAADVPLTVARVAESLGLPGLSIETAQLAADKLAMKRLFAAQGIAIPWFCEVKSAQHLVTLMVEHGPDLVIKPVDSRGARGVLQLQGVGDLNGAFQQAKSESPSGRVMVEKFQPGPQISTESILVNGCAVTPGFIDRNYEHLERFSPYIIENGGHQPSTLTVEQRRQVVELAEQAARAMGIKNGIAKGDMVLTPQGPKVIEIAARLSGGWMSSDQIPVATGVDMVGAAIKLALGEALSLDEYQPSRYGGMAIRYFFPPPGRLRAIHNIEQVEALPWVYRLGFFVSPGDDVGEMTDHTQRAGYVITQGASRAEAVARAQQVVETVTFEVA, from the coding sequence ATGGGTAAAACCTTATTGGTTATCAGCGGCGGCGTAGAGGCGGTTCCGGGCATTCAACATGCCATCTCAATGGGGCACCATGTAGTGGTGAGTGATTATAATCCGCAGGCCCCTGGGTTTGCTTACGCCCATGATCATCTGCTTGCCAGCACTTATGATGTCGCCGAGACGATCGCCGCTGCGACCGAATACCACCAAAATAGACGGGCGATTGAAGGGGTCATCTGCATGGCCGCCGATGTGCCGCTTACCGTGGCGCGGGTGGCCGAATCGCTGGGCTTGCCGGGTCTTTCAATTGAAACCGCACAACTGGCTGCCGACAAACTGGCGATGAAGCGGCTTTTTGCAGCGCAGGGGATTGCGATTCCCTGGTTTTGCGAGGTGAAGTCAGCGCAGCACCTTGTAACACTAATGGTGGAACACGGCCCTGATCTGGTGATCAAACCCGTGGATAGTCGGGGGGCGCGAGGGGTCTTGCAACTTCAGGGTGTGGGTGATTTGAATGGGGCGTTTCAACAAGCCAAATCCGAGTCACCTTCAGGGCGAGTGATGGTGGAGAAATTTCAGCCCGGCCCGCAAATCTCCACCGAATCCATTCTGGTCAATGGCTGTGCTGTCACCCCAGGGTTTATTGACCGAAACTATGAGCACCTGGAGAGATTTTCTCCCTATATTATTGAAAATGGCGGACACCAGCCTTCAACGCTCACGGTTGAGCAGCGTCGTCAAGTGGTCGAGCTGGCGGAGCAGGCGGCCCGCGCCATGGGTATCAAAAACGGCATCGCCAAGGGTGACATGGTGCTCACACCGCAAGGGCCAAAAGTGATTGAAATTGCTGCCCGACTCTCGGGTGGCTGGATGTCCAGTGATCAGATACCGGTTGCCACCGGTGTCGACATGGTGGGTGCAGCCATCAAGCTGGCGCTGGGAGAGGCGCTCTCGCTGGACGAGTATCAGCCTAGCCGGTATGGCGGCATGGCGATTCGTTACTTTTTCCCACCGCCGGGCCGCTTGCGTGCTATTCATAATATTGAGCAGGTGGAAGCACTGCCGTGGGTTTATCGCCTGGGTTTCTTCGTCTCCCCTGGTGATGATGTGGGTGAAATGACTGACCATACGCAGCGAGCGGGCTATGTGATCACCCAGGGCGCTAGCCGTGCTGAAGCGGTGGCCAGAGCTCAGCAGGTGGTCGAGACAGTTACCTTCGAGGTGGCGTGA
- a CDS encoding NTP transferase domain-containing protein: MARVLAVIAARLNSSRLPGKQLLALAGEPLIARIFQRLAQLPEIDEVVLATTADEYNQPLLEWAKKADKQAFAYRGNIDDVVGRVDAVVQAYGADIVVFCCGDSPLIEPSTLSKMISALQQNPAAEYVALHPARLGGTTVHEGFYPYTRQVWQRIVSESTTAQLCEHVGLVVASFVAELKQIYVEDLAVFSRIKQRISVDTVADYQFMSELYRRWYAENEPESIVSLPWVIGQLTEDSGLAAINSEVQQRSPDQPPLRVLVVTQCGEQVGLGHLTRSGVVVRCLQEQQAAAVTLLVQGEKVESSATQLLSKTTLGWDESLPEKITKWHETHPVDVVIFDLALIDNAADFSKMLHSLGDKTVRVAIDGLFEFAAHLEYIHVPSFYLSPEISQKTDPAKISYGWDHYLLPNVAETTPCQPGKRLLVMTGGSDSGALGEQWPALLDEQLTESMEIIWIKGPFAPQPNLSAGSHHQWQVLENPAELLSLMASCHYALCVYGVSLFELLQRGVPTVVLGVGEKPQEMAALIKADVATVTRSPDEAVHSLQRLVGSPERLEHYRHHAQRLMGRESGVSKLASHLQILLSKVCREPLNKS; this comes from the coding sequence ATGGCGCGGGTATTAGCGGTGATTGCAGCCCGACTAAACTCCAGCCGCCTGCCGGGAAAGCAGCTGCTGGCATTGGCGGGTGAACCACTGATAGCGCGCATTTTTCAGCGTCTGGCGCAGTTGCCGGAAATTGATGAGGTGGTGCTGGCGACCACCGCAGATGAGTATAACCAGCCGCTGCTTGAGTGGGCCAAAAAGGCCGATAAACAGGCCTTTGCTTACCGCGGAAATATAGATGATGTGGTGGGCCGTGTGGATGCCGTTGTGCAGGCATATGGTGCCGATATTGTCGTCTTCTGTTGTGGTGACTCGCCGCTGATTGAGCCATCAACTCTCTCTAAAATGATCTCAGCACTGCAACAAAATCCAGCGGCGGAGTACGTGGCCCTGCACCCCGCAAGATTAGGGGGGACAACGGTTCATGAGGGGTTTTACCCCTACACACGCCAGGTTTGGCAGCGTATTGTCAGCGAGTCGACAACGGCGCAGTTGTGCGAACATGTGGGCTTGGTTGTCGCCTCTTTTGTAGCCGAACTGAAGCAAATTTATGTGGAGGATCTGGCTGTTTTCTCTCGCATAAAGCAGCGCATCTCGGTGGATACCGTGGCGGATTACCAGTTTATGAGTGAACTCTATCGGCGCTGGTATGCCGAAAATGAGCCAGAAAGTATCGTCTCCCTCCCTTGGGTGATTGGGCAGCTTACCGAGGATAGCGGGCTGGCAGCGATAAATAGCGAAGTGCAGCAGCGCTCCCCAGATCAGCCTCCGCTGCGGGTGCTGGTGGTAACCCAGTGTGGTGAGCAGGTAGGGTTGGGTCATTTAACACGCAGTGGTGTGGTGGTGCGTTGCCTGCAAGAGCAGCAGGCCGCCGCCGTTACCCTGCTGGTGCAGGGTGAAAAGGTTGAATCATCCGCTACCCAGCTGCTATCAAAAACAACCCTTGGCTGGGATGAGTCACTACCCGAAAAAATTACCAAATGGCACGAAACCCACCCAGTTGATGTAGTGATATTTGATTTGGCGCTGATTGATAACGCGGCTGATTTTTCCAAAATGTTGCACTCGTTAGGCGATAAAACGGTACGAGTGGCGATTGATGGGCTGTTTGAATTTGCCGCGCACTTGGAATATATCCACGTGCCATCCTTCTACCTCTCCCCGGAGATAAGTCAAAAAACAGATCCAGCAAAAATCTCATATGGCTGGGATCACTACTTGCTGCCCAATGTGGCAGAAACCACTCCTTGCCAACCCGGAAAACGACTGTTGGTGATGACGGGGGGAAGTGATTCGGGTGCATTGGGAGAGCAGTGGCCAGCACTGCTTGATGAACAACTCACGGAATCGATGGAGATCATCTGGATTAAAGGGCCTTTTGCCCCGCAGCCCAACCTCTCCGCTGGGTCACACCACCAATGGCAGGTGCTGGAAAACCCAGCGGAGCTGCTGTCGCTTATGGCGAGTTGCCACTACGCACTTTGTGTTTACGGTGTCAGCTTGTTTGAGCTGCTTCAGCGGGGGGTGCCCACGGTGGTTCTAGGGGTGGGGGAAAAGCCGCAAGAGATGGCGGCACTGATAAAAGCAGATGTGGCAACAGTCACCCGCTCACCCGATGAGGCTGTTCATAGTTTACAACGGCTGGTGGGGAGTCCAGAGCGGCTCGAGCACTATCGCCACCATGCACAGCGTTTGATGGGGCGAGAGAGCGGAGTATCCAAATTGGCTTCCCATCTTCAAATATTGCTCAGTAAGGTGTGTCGGGAGCCTCTGAATAAGTCATGA
- the flgL gene encoding flagellar hook-associated protein FlgL, whose protein sequence is MTVRLSTSMIFQNSMRTMMDSQRELDRAQQQMTTGKRLLSAADDPAASSAIFQLREARQQMEQYQLNATAAEGQAGYQESVYGDINNILQRVRDLTLQGRSDTTNQGDRAIIAKEIEGLRDSLIALANSTDVNGDYMFSGNKSSTIPFVENGNVMSYQGDEGVRELKIGANRMVAVNDSGKDVFMKIPTGNGVIAASGSATNTGSGIIDLGNEVAGFVNDTYTIQFTAASPSTYEVYDSSSALVAGPNTFSNGDSLSFAGINVSIAGEPNVGDTFTVEPSGQSDIFSSLQTLVDIFQSTGDDSAASAYRHNEVNRAFSGLDNAMENIGVLRSQAGSRLNAIEQQKTVNDNLIYQGTVNISRLEDVDMVEAITNFQMQLQALEASQQSFSLVQRQSLFDFL, encoded by the coding sequence ATGACGGTTCGACTTTCTACCAGCATGATTTTTCAAAATAGCATGAGAACCATGATGGATAGCCAGCGCGAGCTTGATCGTGCTCAACAGCAGATGACCACGGGCAAGCGCCTTTTGAGCGCGGCAGATGACCCCGCCGCCTCTTCTGCCATTTTTCAGCTGCGAGAAGCTCGACAACAGATGGAACAGTATCAGCTTAATGCCACGGCGGCAGAGGGCCAGGCCGGTTACCAAGAGTCAGTTTACGGTGACATCAATAACATTCTTCAGCGTGTACGGGATCTGACCTTGCAGGGCAGGAGCGATACTACCAACCAAGGTGACCGAGCCATTATCGCTAAAGAGATCGAAGGCTTACGAGATAGTTTGATCGCTCTTGCAAATAGCACCGATGTGAATGGTGATTATATGTTTTCAGGCAATAAATCCAGCACGATCCCTTTTGTGGAGAACGGCAATGTCATGAGCTATCAGGGAGATGAAGGTGTTCGTGAGCTGAAAATAGGTGCCAACCGAATGGTGGCGGTGAACGATAGCGGCAAAGATGTTTTCATGAAAATACCGACCGGTAATGGTGTAATCGCTGCATCCGGGAGTGCAACAAACACCGGTAGCGGTATTATTGATCTGGGTAATGAAGTCGCAGGCTTTGTAAATGATACCTACACCATTCAATTTACAGCAGCCAGCCCGTCCACCTATGAAGTGTATGATAGTTCATCGGCACTGGTTGCCGGGCCGAACACCTTCTCAAATGGTGATAGTTTGAGCTTTGCCGGCATTAATGTCTCTATTGCGGGTGAGCCCAATGTGGGAGACACCTTCACCGTGGAGCCTAGCGGCCAGAGTGATATCTTCTCTTCATTGCAAACACTGGTGGATATCTTTCAATCAACAGGTGATGACTCGGCCGCTTCAGCTTACCGCCATAATGAGGTCAACAGAGCCTTTAGCGGCCTGGATAATGCGATGGAAAATATCGGCGTATTGCGCAGTCAAGCGGGTAGTCGCCTGAACGCTATCGAGCAACAAAAAACAGTTAACGATAATCTTATTTATCAGGGCACGGTGAATATTTCACGGCTGGAGGATGTTGATATGGTTGAGGCAATTACCAACTTCCAGATGCAGCTTCAAGCACTTGAAGCCTCACAGCAATCCTTTTCTCTGGTGCAGCGCCAAAGCCTTTTTGATTTTCTCTAA
- a CDS encoding cytochrome c3 family protein: MKYTNILLLLIGFTLPLTSHAFRPDQGDGWGPTAASNIESVRNTRHNLTVEYASWRAFMNPYFNNYGEVCVYCHTPHSANSSVQGAPLWNRSVSTADYTLYSQGNLPISGPGPNSITCLSCHDGTIAIDAIINMPGRGGYDPTHQMNEAFLDSWAGDIQHQTMIQCTQCHFKGNGWSIPDLGLYTVGPDLSNDHPIGVVFPTAGDFAVPAGMTANGMQFFDRDGDNRADPNEIRLYDSGEGHEVECASCHDPHGVMDPNGGTTFIASFLRVSNENSALCFTCHAN; encoded by the coding sequence ATGAAATATACCAATATCTTATTGTTACTCATTGGATTCACACTACCTCTAACCAGCCATGCCTTTAGACCTGACCAAGGGGATGGCTGGGGGCCAACTGCAGCCTCAAATATAGAGAGCGTTCGTAACACACGTCACAACCTCACCGTTGAATACGCCTCTTGGCGTGCTTTTATGAACCCCTATTTCAATAATTACGGTGAAGTCTGCGTTTACTGCCATACCCCACACAGTGCCAACAGCTCGGTTCAAGGCGCACCGCTGTGGAATCGATCAGTATCGACCGCCGACTATACACTCTACTCACAGGGAAACCTGCCAATCTCAGGGCCAGGTCCTAACTCGATAACTTGTCTCTCCTGCCACGATGGCACCATCGCCATTGATGCCATCATCAACATGCCCGGTCGTGGCGGATACGATCCCACGCACCAGATGAATGAGGCGTTCCTTGACTCCTGGGCTGGTGATATTCAGCATCAAACCATGATTCAATGCACCCAATGCCACTTTAAAGGCAACGGCTGGAGCATCCCCGATTTAGGCCTGTATACCGTTGGCCCTGACCTCTCAAACGATCACCCTATTGGCGTTGTCTTCCCTACCGCAGGCGACTTCGCAGTGCCCGCAGGGATGACAGCGAACGGAATGCAATTCTTTGACCGGGATGGTGATAACAGAGCGGACCCCAACGAGATTCGACTCTACGACTCGGGAGAAGGACATGAGGTGGAGTGTGCCAGCTGTCATGACCCACACGGGGTGATGGACCCCAATGGCGGCACCACCTTCATCGCCAGCTTTTTGCGGGTAAGCAATGAAAACAGTGCGCTCTGTTTCACCTGTCATGCTAACTAA
- the mazG gene encoding nucleoside triphosphate pyrophosphohydrolase: MNEIIRLQKIMAQLRDPKGGCPWDLEQTFETIVPHTLEEAYEVAYAIEQADYEELKGELGDLLFQVIFYSQLAKEQGLFEFSDVAAAICEKMIRRHPHVFDQQFSGESDHQSIQRRWDAIKAQEGVRSEPKSILDGLTRALPAMTLANKIQKKVARAGFDWENSQQVIHKIYEELDEVQEELGKADNQAKLHEEMGDLLFACVNLARKSNADPEQLMRNANQKFERRFRDLESQLAEQKLEMSELPLATLEGYWQRAKARVG; this comes from the coding sequence ATGAATGAAATAATCCGCCTGCAAAAAATCATGGCACAACTACGTGATCCAAAGGGTGGTTGTCCATGGGATCTTGAGCAAACTTTCGAAACTATCGTTCCGCACACCCTTGAAGAGGCGTATGAAGTGGCTTACGCCATTGAGCAGGCCGATTATGAGGAGCTTAAGGGTGAGCTGGGTGACCTGCTTTTTCAGGTGATTTTTTATAGTCAACTCGCCAAAGAGCAAGGCCTGTTTGAGTTTAGTGATGTTGCCGCTGCTATCTGTGAAAAGATGATCAGGCGACACCCCCATGTCTTTGACCAGCAGTTTAGCGGCGAGAGCGACCATCAAAGCATTCAACGTCGCTGGGATGCTATCAAAGCACAAGAGGGTGTTCGTAGCGAGCCAAAAAGTATACTGGATGGCCTCACCCGTGCGCTGCCTGCCATGACGCTGGCCAACAAAATACAGAAAAAAGTAGCGAGGGCTGGTTTTGATTGGGAAAATAGTCAGCAGGTGATCCATAAGATCTATGAAGAGTTGGATGAGGTTCAAGAAGAGCTGGGTAAGGCGGATAATCAAGCAAAACTGCACGAAGAGATGGGTGATTTGCTGTTTGCCTGTGTCAACTTGGCGCGTAAATCCAACGCCGACCCAGAGCAGTTGATGCGCAACGCCAATCAGAAGTTTGAGAGGCGTTTCCGCGATCTGGAGTCGCAGCTTGCTGAACAAAAACTCGAAATGTCTGAGTTACCGCTTGCTACCCTCGAAGGGTATTGGCAGCGAGCAAAAGCGCGAGTGGGTTAG